CGGTGCCGCATTGGAGGCCACGGCCACCCAGCCCACGGCGCCTTCAATAAAGCTTTCAAAGCCCATGATGCCGCCAAACACGTCCAGCCTGTCGCCACACAGGCGGATGATGTCACGCACGCGCGTCACATCCATGGTGGATTCCTTGATCATGGTGCAGTTGTCGATTTCCGACAGGCGGCTGACCAGTTCGGGCACCAGATCCACATTGGCCGTGGCCGGGTTGTTGTACAGCATGATGGGAATGTTGATGGCGCGTGCAATGCGGTCGTAATGCACGAACAGTTCGTCATCGGTGGGCGTGGAATAGAAGGGCGGGATGATCATGACACCATCAGCACCCATCTGTTCAGCGCTTTTGCTGTAACGGATGACATCAAGCGTATTTTCCGCACCCGTGCCAATCAGCACCGGCACCCGGCCCGCGGCCTGATCGATGACGGTCTGGGCCACCAGGGCGCGTTCATCATCGGTCAGTGACAGGAATTCCCCCGTGGAGCCAAGCGGCACGAGGCCGTGGATGCCACTTTCAATCTGCCAGTCAACAAAACGGCGCAGGGCCGGAATATCAACGGCGCCCTGTTCATCGAACGGGGTGATCATGACTGTGTAAGTGCCACGGAATTTCATTGTTTTCATGTCCATATTTCATCATTTCGGGGCATCGGTTCTGCCAGGCCCCATCGCGCGCAGCCTGCGCGCATGTTTCAGATCGTATGCTTTAACCTGTCTTACATGGGCGGTTGCCTTCCTGTTACGCTTGATGGGCTTCGGCTGCCATGAAGCGGGCAATCGCGGCATTGTCGTCCTGGTCCCGTTTCGGGCTGGCAGTAGCGGCAATGCGACCGTCGTGCATCAGCACGATACGGTCGGAAAGGGAGCGGACCACATCCATGTTGTGCGAGACCTGTATGATCGTCACACCCTGGGCCGCAAGTTTCCCGAACAGGTCTGACATGGCGGCGATACGGATGGGGTCCAGCGCGGAAGTCGGTTCATCCATCAGCAGGATTTCCGGGTGAAGCATAAGGGCGCGGGCAATGGCGATGCGCTGTTTCTGCCCGCCTGAAAGCTGGGGCGGGCGCTTGCCTTCATGGCCCTGCATGTCGGTCAGGCGCAGGACTTCGTGCATTTCCTCGAGCAGGGGGGCGCGCTTCTTTTTACCTACCACCGTGGGGGCGAGCAGCAGGTTCTGTTCTACGGTCAGATGGTCGAACAGGCCAAAGCTCTGGAACACCATTGCCATGCGACTGCGCACCGCGCGCAGGCCAGCCTTCGTGGCGTAATCGATCGGTTTGCCCTCAAGCCGTATTTCCCCCCCCGAAAGCGGCGTCAGGCCGATCAGGACGCGCAGCATGGTGCTCTTGCCCGAGCCGGAGGGGCCGATCAGGCTGACGATTTC
This is a stretch of genomic DNA from Komagataeibacter xylinus. It encodes these proteins:
- the dapA gene encoding 4-hydroxy-tetrahydrodipicolinate synthase, with protein sequence MDMKTMKFRGTYTVMITPFDEQGAVDIPALRRFVDWQIESGIHGLVPLGSTGEFLSLTDDERALVAQTVIDQAAGRVPVLIGTGAENTLDVIRYSKSAEQMGADGVMIIPPFYSTPTDDELFVHYDRIARAINIPIMLYNNPATANVDLVPELVSRLSEIDNCTMIKESTMDVTRVRDIIRLCGDRLDVFGGIMGFESFIEGAVGWVAVASNAAPTQMSQIFNLCQKAETIAAARDLYYEYTPLIRFVGGQAYVAGSKALLHHMGLKVGQPRAPRLPLPAALDKQAAELVRQYKLAYTPA
- a CDS encoding amino acid ABC transporter ATP-binding protein; the protein is MSYLEFRNVQASYGANPILLGVDLDIEKGEIVSLIGPSGSGKSTMLRVLIGLTPLSGGEIRLEGKPIDYATKAGLRAVRSRMAMVFQSFGLFDHLTVEQNLLLAPTVVGKKKRAPLLEEMHEVLRLTDMQGHEGKRPPQLSGGQKQRIAIARALMLHPEILLMDEPTSALDPIRIAAMSDLFGKLAAQGVTIIQVSHNMDVVRSLSDRIVLMHDGRIAATASPKRDQDDNAAIARFMAAEAHQA